The nucleotide sequence GCCTTTAGGCAGGATTATGTCAGTGAAGATGCTGTAGCCCCTGGACTGGACATAATCCAGTCCGGCCCGCATGGCCGCGACAGACAAGAAAATTACACTCTCATTTTGTGCGAGATATGTTGCCTCATACTCGTCTAGGAACCTTTTTACCGTGCCGCCGCTTCCGATGAAATCGTCAACGACAAAAGTTACGCGAGCCGCCCCCTTTCCCGACAACTTTGGAAGCTTGGATGCAGACGTGTAGCTGGATAGATTGTATTCTGAAAAAACTTCCGATCGAGGCCAAACGATGTGTTCGAAATAATATAGAACGCCAGCGCCACTCTTGCTTTTACCGACATCATTCGGCGCAAGTAGAGGTATTACTCGGAATTTTGTCCCTTCAGAAAATTTGAGTTTAACTTGGTCAAGTGCAATGATCATACTTGGGACATATGACTCGTATTCAATTTTAGTATAATTTCTAAGCATGATTGACAGCATTTCGAATTGTTCAGTGCTTAGTTTGTTTGCGATGGTGCAGAAGTTCTTGAAGCTTTTTTTCAAGTCAACCCGTGGCTGCTCACCCTTCAACCATCCCTTTCTCTGAAAAATCTCAAAGATTGTTGCTGCCCTACTGATTGCCTCATCCGGACTAATCATACCGATCCGCCTGTACCAAATCAAATAGAAGAGTTGCAGCGGTAATTTTGCCGAAGTCTCTGTCTTGCTTGGCTGCGATTCATCGGTCCTGGCTCAGCGCACTGTGTTGCAACATGGTGGAAAGCGGCTACAGACCTAGCTGAATCGCACCACGATGTACAAGGTCGATCGCTAGGCCGAATGTGCGGTGCGCCGTAAATTTGGTCTCTCCGTCCTCGAGTGCCGGGGAGGCGTAAATAGATATGCTCAGATTTGTAAGTTCGGAAAACGGATCTGGTCACGCGGCCAGCAAATCGAGACACTTTGGCGCGTTTGGCGCGTTTAGATGCAGGTCATGGCTGTCGATGCGGCGCTTTTGAAAAGAACAGGCTCATAGCCAGAACCGCTCATGCAACGCGCGGCGAGTGCGGAACTCCACGGCCCAACGTCCGCCGGCACTGTTCCCGAAATCTAAGCCGTGGCGCTCCCGGAGTCGCGCCAGCACCTCTGCCCGAACGTGGGCGTAATGTGCGTCACAGATCGCTCGCCACCGGGCGGTCTCTACCTCATGCTCGAAGACCGCACGGATGTTCAGAGGTGGCAGAAGCGCTTGGCGGCGGATGGCGTTTCGGTCGAAGATCCTGCTGAGGATTGCTGCCTGATCCACCCCGAACCGGTCGGCCATGTCGCCTCCTTCGAAGCTCCTCACGAGATTCTAGACAGATGAAATGCCGGGTGCTTGAATCAGCAACCGGAGACGAGAAAAGCAGCGAGCAGATTCCCAGATCCGTAGATATGGCCGTTCGGCAGGCGCGTCGTGTCGGACGCCGCATCGTAGATGGCAACGATATGGCCCTGACGATTCCGGGCCACGATGGCGTCGGCCAGAGCCCGGTCATCGAGGGTACCCAGGAGATGGCCCTGTCGGTCACGGATTTCCTGCATCAGGCAGCCTCATCCAGCAGGTTAGAAATGTCGGCATCCGGCTCGATGAACTCGCATTCCCAGACACCGAGGAGGTGGCGCAGAGCGCTTCCGAAGCCGTGTCCTTTGGCTTCATCACGATAGGTGAGCACACCTGCATCCGAAAAACGCTTGCAGATTGCCTTGGCGACCTCGGCGTCAGGCTCGCTGTTGCGCGTGCCCTTCAGATCCTCAATGACGAAGTAGATGCCGTTTGAGCCGCTCAAGCTTCGTAGTTCCGCTACAGCAGGCTCCCCGAATCCAATCCACTCGTAGTAGAGGCGGCTACCCAAGGCGACATAGCCGACGCGATCGGCGGCGCAGTTCTGGAACCGGCGTCCGAGATCGGCCATCTCACGCCCCTGAATCAGGCGAAGTTCCGGATCGTTGGCGGGGATAGGCGGTTCCACCGGAACGCGAGACATCCGCCGCCGCAGCCAGCCGCGTGCCCACTCCCCCAGGCTTGGGCCGGTTGCACTGAGCCCATCGAGCGATTGGCGAAGCGCTTCGTCGGTCGCGTCGGGCACCACCGAGCGGATGACTGCCACAGCCGCATTCGCTGTTGTGACACGCTCTATGTCGGACATGCGGGCGAGCATGGCCGGGTGGAGGAGCACCGGATCGAGGTGCGCGGCGGCCACGATCTTGCTCGGAGAGACGAGGCCAGGAATCTGGCGCAGTAACTTGGCACGAGCCTGATGAGCCGGGTTGCCGAAGAGGTCGTGGAGGAGCGCGTATTGGGCAGGATCGGGAAGTGGCTGGCTGCCGAGGCGTCCGAGTAGACCCAGGAATCCATCCGGCACCGATCCAAACAGCGCAGCTATGATCTCTCGCTCTCGCAGGATCAGCAACGCACGGACGACTTGAGCACAGGGATCAAGCTCTGGCAGGCAAGTGGCCGGTGCGAACGGCCGCAGTCGTTCTGCCATCGCGGCCGGGCGCTCGAAATCGATCTGGATGAGCGTCGCGAAGGTCGCAGCGCGTCGCAGATTCGACGCATACAGCAGGTGATTCAGGAAGCCCGGAGCAGCCGCATCAAGCTTGCAGGCAGCGTCGAGGCAGGGGCCGTCGAAAGAGCGCGGCACACGTCGCAGAGCGGCAGGTTCGACCAAGCAGATCTCCACAATCCACCGAGTCGCACAGAATCTCATATCAGCTTGGTGGCCGCATCCCTTTTGGAATCAGATGGTTACCAGATCGCTGTTCTGATACCTCGGCGGCCACTGAGTAAGCGGATCGTGCTGATTGATGGTCAGCAGCTTGCCCGCTTGATGATCCTACACAGCGTGGGATGCCGAGTGGAGGAAGCCCTGACAGTAAGGCGGCTCGATGAGGAATTTTTCGAAGGCTGACTCTATGTCGTCCGCGCAAGACGGTAAAACTCAAAGCGTCGCAGCACGCTGCTGCCGAGCTTACAGTGGAGATCCAGATCCGCTGAAATGTATTAACGGTTCGGCCTCACCTCCTTGGTGCTGGCTCAGGCCGCTCCCGCTGCTCCTCCTGTTGCCTCACGATGGAAAGGCGTTTGGCGGTTATGGCATCCGCAAGCACATTCACGGAAGCCTCAGTAGGTGCAGCAAAAATCTCTGGCGCCTCCAGAGCCTTAACGGCTGCGCGCAGCCGCGTGATGACCTTCTTGCAGCGCTCCATTTCCGCGTGAGAGGTCATCTCCGGATCGAGATTCTGGAGAGTGTCAAGGATTCCGCGAAGAGCTTCCCGCTGAATCGCGATCTGCTCCTCCGCCGTGACGGACGGTTTGCACATAGGCGCTCTCGGCTTTTGACGAGCGGCATTATAATCGAGCAATACAGTTCTATCGTCAAGATTGTAGCAAGAGGAATATCTGGCGCGATAAAACAGACGCCTTGATCACTGTAGATTTCGCGCTTCCAGCTTCAGAATCATCACCCGCACCTGACGATCCACATGATCCATCAGGCGCTCGGCCTCGCCATGGTCGCCAATCCGGTGTGCTCGAATCGCCGCCTCGACGCTCTCGATGATCAGGGCTATGTCGAAAGCGTTGGGCGGGGTCGAAGGGCGGCGCTTCACGCGGCTCGCTTCGGGGGACGCCGGGAGATGAGCGCGTTCCACATGACGATTGGATCGTGCCCAGCCTCGTCATCGAACAGCACCTCAAGGGAGTAGCCGCCGAAGCCCGTGGGCATTAGGTGCACCGCCACGGCGTTCTTGCCGTACCTCTCCAACACCGCGAGCGTAGTGGTTAGGCCCTTAGCGTCCTTCTGATCGAAGGACGAGGTGATGTGCATCTGAGCCTTGTCGAAGTCGCCCATATAGTGTTGCGCCGGGACGGCGTTCGGCATCAAAGTCTGAAGGGTGTTGAGGGTCTGCTGGTTCATCGTGATTCTCCTGTCGTGTTTCGAACACGAAGGAAGGCTCACACAGATGCGCAGTAGAGCACAGCCCAATTGGTGGTTAAGTCAAATTGAATCTGTACGTTATCCACAACATGCGCCCTCAATGTGCGTCAAAGACGAAGGATGTCAAGTTGATCGCGTCAGTACCCGATCTGATCGATCCAGGGGATGATCTCCCACATCGGGTAGCCCTTGCCGTAGCTCTCCACGACGGTCTTGTTCTCGTGTCCCAGAATCGCGAAGCGCATTGAGTCGTGGCAGCGCTGCTCGTTGACCTTCGCGTTGCGGAGCCGATCTGCCGCGCGGTGTCGCAGGCCGTGGATACACGCGTCCGGATCTTTGATGCCGAGCCGGCGGATCGACCGCAGCGTCTCGCGACCGGGATTCTTCAGATCCTTCTTGAACAGCGGCCCGGTAATCTTGGCCGGTAGGAACGGCAGGACGACTGAGGGAAGGGGGATCTCGCGCTCGGACGCCTCGGTCTTCTGCCCGATCGTGACGCAGCGCAGATCGCCTACGATACGCTCGGTCTTGATCGAGTAGGCTTCGCTCCTCCGCATGCCGATGGCCGCGCAGAGCATTTAGGGGAGGCGTTCCTCCGGCTTCAAGGTGTGCAGCCCCTCGCGGATTACCGTCATGTCGTGGCTGCTGACCGGCAGTCGCTTCTCCGCGTCCCGCACCTTCGGGATGATGCTGCTGAACGGGTTGAACTTCAGCTTGCCCTCCGACATGGCAAGATTCGATGCCGCGTAGAGGTGCCCAGCCTTCTTCAAAACTGTGGCGCTCTTGTCCGTCCTCATCTCGAACAGGTAGGTGACGAGCTTGCGCCCGTCGTCGCGGTCGCACTCGGACCACGGCTTGTTGTTGGTGAGTTGCCAAAAGTCGCGAAGATCGCGCGGGCTTCCTTCTCCAGATAGTTGCCGATGTTCTTGTAGCTGATCCAGCGTTCGAGGTGGACGAGATCGTCCACGTTCGCGGGCTGAGCGGGCTTCCGGCTCGGACAGGGGACCAGTGGAGTGATCGGTTTGGACTGTGTGCGGCCTGCGCCACGATGCCGCACGTCCTCCGGCGGGTTGTTCGGCTCGAAGCGCTAGTTGGGGGCGGAGGTTAGGCCGTTGGGACGCTCGATGCGCCGACCGTCCGAGAAGCGGATGAAGAGCTTCGCTTCGGTAGCGACGATCTTGGTGCGAGCGGTACCGATCAGCCTCACGCACCTATGACATGCAGCACGATCTCGCGTCGATGCGGTCTGTCCCGGTGTTCGATGAGGTAGATGCCTTGCCACGTGCCGAGCGCGAGCCGCCCACCGGACACCGGAATCGACAGACTCGAATCGGTCAGCATCGTGCGAATGTGGGCCGGCATATCGTCCGGGCCTTCAGCCGTGTGGGTGTAGCGCGTCCGACTTTGTAATGCGTTTGGCTTTTCGGCGCCGTGGACGTAGCCGGCCCCGCGCGGGGCGAGGTTGTCGAGCGCGCTCAGGAGGTCGGTCTGCACGTCCGGGTCGGCGTTCTCCTGGATCGTCAGCGAGGCCGAGGTGTGCCGGCAGAACACGCAGACGAGCCCGTCCCGGATGCCGCTCTGCCGGACGAAGGCGGCGACCGCCTCGGTGACGTCGGTGAAGCCCTGGCCCTGCGTGGCGATGGTCAGGCGCGCACTCGCTTGGCGCCGCACCTCGCCCGCGGAAAAATCCTCGATCCCGCCGATCCGGCCCTGTCTCATCGGGTCTCCTCCAGCGCTTGGCCCGGCGCGATCTCGCGCTCGCCGCGGGCGAGGATGCGCTCCAGCACATCGATCCGGTCGGCCTCGGCCGGGGGCTTGTCCCAGCGGATCCGGCTGACCCGGGGGAAGCGCATCGCCACGCCCGACTTGTGCCGGGTCGAGCGCTGCACGCCCTCGAAGGCGATCTCCAGCACCAGCCCCGCGTCGCGGCCGTAGGCGACCTCGCGCACCGGGCCGAAGCGCTTGGTGGTGTGGTTGCGGACGTAGCGGTCGAGCTTGGCGAGTTCCGCGTCCGTGAAGCCATGGTA is from Methylobacterium radiodurans and encodes:
- a CDS encoding tyrosine-type recombinase/integrase, yielding MLCAAIGMRRSEAYSIKTERIVGDLRCVTIGQKTEASEREIPLPSVVLPFLPAKITGPLFKKDLKNPGRETLRSIRRLGIKDPDACIHGLRHRAADRLRNAKVNEQRCHDSMRFAILGHENKTVVESYGKGYPMWEIIPWIDQIGY
- a CDS encoding secondary thiamine-phosphate synthase enzyme YjbQ; the protein is MRQGRIGGIEDFSAGEVRRQASARLTIATQGQGFTDVTEAVAAFVRQSGIRDGLVCVFCRHTSASLTIQENADPDVQTDLLSALDNLAPRGAGYVHGAEKPNALQSRTRYTHTAEGPDDMPAHIRTMLTDSSLSIPVSGGRLALGTWQGIYLIEHRDRPHRREIVLHVIGA
- a CDS encoding phosphoribosyltransferase-like protein, whose protein sequence is MISPDEAISRAATIFEIFQRKGWLKGEQPRVDLKKSFKNFCTIANKLSTEQFEMLSIMLRNYTKIEYESYVPSMIIALDQVKLKFSEGTKFRVIPLLAPNDVGKSKSGAGVLYYFEHIVWPRSEVFSEYNLSSYTSASKLPKLSGKGAARVTFVVDDFIGSGGTVKRFLDEYEATYLAQNESVIFLSVAAMRAGLDYVQSRGYSIFTDIILPKGIADCEHFPDKDQAYGLMDQLEAMISREENYRYGYDKSEALVTLVRTPNNTFPLFWFPRAADGTSWPAPFPR